Genomic segment of Kibdelosporangium phytohabitans:
TGTGGGGGTAGTGGTCGGCATCAGCGGTATCGGTTCATCCGACGTCCAATCAGCGGATGTATCGCGTCCCACGGGTGATCCGGCTGACCGGCTGCGTGGCCTGGCAGCGGACCTCTCCGAAGACGCGTCGTACCGGCCACCGACGTCGGCCGAACGAAAACAGGCCATCGCCGGGCTGACCGGACTGATCGACGGCCAGCTGCCACGGGCGACGCAGGACCTGATGCCATTGGGATTCACCGTCTCCGACGGAACCGACCCGGTGACCAACCGCCGGTACACCCTCGTGGTCAACGAACCCGACAGCGATCGTGCGTGGGGCGTCTACCTGATCGACACCTCGGCACCACTGAGCCTCGTGGTCGAGGTGCCACACCCCAACTTCGACCTCGGCACAGAACGAATCGGCGTGGACCTCTTCCGCCAGGTGCCCGGATCGGTCCTGCTGATGTCGGGAACACACCGCCGCGCGGAAGACGGCGCGGGCGACGTGGCACACCGGAACGACTCCCTGTTCCACGCACTCGCGGTGGAACTGGGCAGCCGCGACATCCCCCAAGTGCAACTCCACGGCTTCCACGACAAAACACTCGAGGGCACCGACATCGTGATCTCCCCAGGAGCGGGAGAACCGAACCCGCTCGTCCGCGAAACCGCGGACAACCTGGCCAACGCGGGGCTCGCCGTGTGTCGCGCGTGGTCGAAGGACTGCGGCAAACTGGAAGGCACCCGCAACCAGCAGGGCCGCAACGCCGCCGAGAACGGCACAGTGTTCCTGCACGTGGAGATCAACCGCACGGTCCGCGACGACAACGCCATGTCGTCGCGCCTGGTCCGTGCCATCGCGGATGCGATGAAGAAGTAGCCCTCGCCTGCACGCGAGCCGGTGAACACGGTGTTCGTTGTGTGCAGGGTTTGTGAAGGTTCTCGGTCATGCGCGGACGTGGTGCGGCGGCTGGCAGACTCGGTGCGGAGAGCGGGGCACTGGGGAGGGTTGCGTGCCGAGCGGGAGAGCTCGCGTGCGTACGCGGAGAACGACGGGGCGCCCACTTTGGAGGGTGCGCTGGAGAAGTACGCGCTGGCGCCACCGCCTGCGGCGCACCGGACATCCGGTACGCCGCGTTCGAGGGGATCACCCGTGGGTCGTCGATGTACCTGACCTTCAGGGCCTACGGGGCCTGTGTGCGAAAGTTCATCGCCGGGATCGGCGGCAAGCACACGGAGTCGGCCACCAAAGGCGGCCATACGGCGTTGTCCTCGGCGCCGCCGGCTTTCGGGTGGGCCATCGATCCCGCCAAGGAATACCCGTACCACACCGTCGCCGCTGCCAACGGCAGGGACAGGTTCAGCGTTCTGGTGGATTCGTCCGGCGCCAGCCAGACGGTCTCTCTCATGGCGATGCGCGACTGACCTAACTGTTGGCGTACGTGGTGATGAACGTCCGGTGTGCCACCAGGTCCCCGTACACCGATGGGCTTTGGCCGCATCGGCCGGGACCGCCGGCGCGGCTGGTGGCGCCGACGACCGTCCACTCGCCGTTGACCTTCTGCACCGCTGGGCCGCCGGAGTCGCCGTAGCAGGGGCCGGTCTTGTTGGGGTTGTCCATGCACAGCTCGCCCGCTGCCGTTATGCCGCTGCACGAGCTGTCCGCGAGCAGTGACGTGTCCAGTTCCTGGTTGGTCTGCGGCGGTTGGCACCCGGGGTCACACGTCACGCCCCAGCCCAGGATCCGCAGCGGCGCACCCACGGCCACCGGGGTCGTCGGGATCTTCGCGGGCGCCAAGGTCACCGCGCGGTCGAGTTGCACCAGGCCCACGTCGTCCGGGCCGACGGCGATCGCGGCCATTCCCGCTGTCTGCCCACCGCTGGTCAGGCTGTTGCTGCCGACGCGGACCTGGAAGTGTCCGCGCAGGCAGTGGTTCGCGGTGACCACCCAGCGGGGGCTGACCAGCGTACCTGTGCAGAAGTGCCTGCCTGGTGAGCTTTGCAGCGACACCATCCACGAGTACGTCTCGGTGGCGTTCCGGCCACCGATGATCAACGGGCCGGCGGCTGCCGGGAGGGTCGGGAACGGCAGGACGAGCGCGGCTCCGAGCAGGAGCAGAAGGCGGCGGCGCATGCGTGACTCCAGACGGGAAACGGTTCACTGTCGCGCCGGTTCCGATGCTAGTCACAACCCCACCACGCGGTGACCCGTCGATCGTCCTGTCTTCAGGCGTGGCGGGCGCGTCTGGCGGGACGCCGCCGCGAGTGCCGTTCGCCGACCAGGAGGTGGACCACTTCCACGACGATCGGGCTGTCGACGTAGTAGACCTGGCGGCGTCCTTCCCGGCGGGCTTGGACCAGCCCGGCGAGCTTCAGTTTGGCCAGGTGGTGGCTGACCGCTTGGACGGTCTGGCCGGTCTCCCCGGCGAGGGTGCCGACATCGCGTTCCTCGCCCGCCAGCAGCCAGACGATCTGCAGGCGCACGGTCGCCGACAGCATCCCGAAAGTGGCTGCGGCGTCCTGGAGTAACTCGGGCGGCAGCGGGCGGTTGACGAGCTCGGGTGGGGGAGAAGCTGGCACCCGTACAGCGTGACTCACACGACAACACTTGTGCAAGCGCTTGACTGTCGCGGGTGGATGGTGGGTACAGTGTCCGTGTTGGCGATGAGCGCTGGGCTCATCGTGTCCTGTTCGAGACCACGGAAGCGAGGTGAGCGGCACATGCCGGACGACAGTCCTGACCGGACCGGACAACCCGCCGCCTCGGCGGTGGTTCTCCCAGGCTGACCCGCAGCCGGGTTCCCGGTCCTTTGTCACTATGTCTGGTTTGTGGCGCCCCTTTTCTGCATGAAGGGGAGTGGCTGGCATGACCACGCGCTTTTCCGCCCGGCGCCCACCGCTGCGGGCACGCTGGACCGTGGATCCCGCCGACCCGGCGGGCCGCCGGATGATCGCCGTGTGGGCACGGGAAATCGTTGTGCCCCAGCGGGAAGAAGAGCCGCAGCCGGTTGGAGCCGTGCGGTGAGCCGTACGGTGTCCGTTGTGGACCCACAGCTGCGTGAGCTGGCGACGGCGGCGCCGGTCACGCTGTACCGGCACCTGTCCAGCTCGCCGAAGGGACTGACCGAGCACGAGGCCGACGGTCGGTCGGTCCCGCACGCGGCCGGGCAACGCGAGCGGCACTGGCGGTCCACAGTGGCCAGTCCATTCGCCGCTCTGCTGACCGTTTTGACCGTAGTGTTCGTCGTCCTCGGTGACTGGCGTGCGGCGATCACCGTCGGCGTCATGGTAGTGATCAGCATCGCGCTGCGTGTCTGGCAACAGGTGCGTACCGACCAAGCCGTGCGTGGTCCGCGCGCGCTGGTCACCACCACGACGACGGTACGCAGACGCCCCGACACCGGGATGCCGCCGGTCGACCGGGAAATCCCACCGGACGACCTGGTGCCCGGTGACGTCGTCCTGCTCGTGGCGGGTGACGTGGTGCCCGCCGACGTACGGCTCGTCGCGGCGACAGCGTTCACGGTCGACCAGTCGGCGTTGTCCGGCGAGACCCTGCCCGTGCGCAAGCAACCGCCGTCGGACCACGGCCAGGCGGAAGACCTGTCCGCGGTGTGCTTCGCGGGCACGTCGGTGGTCAGCGGCACGGCAACGGCTGTGGTGATCGCGGTCGGGGCGTGGACGTACCTCGGTGTGATGGGCGAACAAGCCCGGCGCGCCCGTCCGGAGTCCAGCTTCGACCGTGGCGTGCGCTCGGCCGGCTGGACGTTGGTGCGGTTCATGCTGGTGATGGCGCCGATCGTGCTCGCGGTCAACGGATTCGTCACGGCCGACTGGGCGCAGGCGGCGCTGTTCGCGGTCGCGGTCGGCCTGACGCCGGAGATGCTGCCGGTGATCGTGACCGCCAACCTGGCTCGCGGCGCCGTGCACCTGTCCCGCAAGAAGGTCGTCATCACGCGGCTCAACGCCATCCAGGACCTGGCGGGCATGGACGTGCGGTGCGTGGACAAGACCGGCACCCTCACCGAGGACCGCGTGACCTACGCGCACAGCGTCGACCTGTCAGGCAGGCCGGACGGCGTGGCGGCCGAGTACGCCTACCTCGCGGCCCAGCTCCAGACCGGGCCACGCAACCGGCTCGACAAGGCGATGGTCGAGCAGCACGAATCCCCGCTCGCCGACGCGATGTTTGTCCTGGTCGGGTTCGTGGGCTTCGTCGACCCCGTGCGTGACAGCGCGGCTGAAGCGGTCCACATGCTCGACCGGCACGGTGTCGCGGTGAAGATCCTCACCGGCGACAACCGGCACGTCGCCGCGCGAGTCGCCGAACAGGCGGGCGTGCACGTCGCCGAGGTCGTGCTCGGTCACCAGATCGAGAAGGCCAACGACACCCAACTGCATCGCCTTGTCCGGCGGGGCACGGTGTTCGCGCAGATCAACCCCGTGCTCAAGGCCCGGATCGTGACCGCGCGGCGGGACGCCGGGCACGCGGTGGGGTTCATCGGTGACGGCGTCAACGACACGGTCGCGCTGCGCACAGCGGACGTGGGCATCGCGGCGGACACCGCCACCGACGTCGCCAAGGGCGCCGCCGACCTGATCCTGCTGGACAAGGACCTGACGGTGATCGCCCGCGCGGTGCGGGAAGGCCGCCGCACGCTGGGCAGCACCATGAAGTACGTCAAGATCGCCGCCAGTTCGAACCTCGGCAACGCGGTCAGCGTCCTCGTGGCGGCCGGGACCCTGCCGTTCCTGCCGATGCTGCCGGTCCAGCTGTTGGTGCAGAACCTGCTGTACGACGCCGCGCAACTGACTCTGCCGCGGGACCGGGCCGACGAGGACCACCTGCGTGTACCACGCCGCTGGGACACCGGCGGGCTGACCGGGTTCATGCTCACCTTCGGGCCGTTGAGTTCGCTGTTCGACCTGATCACGTTCGCCGCGCCGGGGTGGCTCGCCGGCACGGACACGCCCGCCGAGCAGGCGGTGTTCCAGGCGGGCTGGTTCACCGAGGGCCTGCTGTCGCAGGTGCTGATCGTGCTGGTGCTGCGCTCCCGCGACCGCGTGGGAATCACGGCCCGGCCGGTGCTGGCCGCCGCCGTCGCGGTGGCGTTCATCGGCGTGGTGCTGCCGTGGACACCGGTCGCGGACGCACGGCGGATGACCGCGCTGCCGGTCGGCTTCTACGCGTGGCTGCCGGTGATCCTGGCCGGATACGTCCTGGCGGCGCGGGTCGTGAGGACGCGACACATGCGCCACCGGGGCACTGGGTTGTGACGTCCACCGAGTTCTGACAGTGCTGCGGTGGCGGCGTACGCGCCGGGCCATCAGAGTCTGATGTGGACATGGAGACTGGAGCGGGAAATGACGACTGTCGAAATGCTGCTGCGCGTCGGCGCCGGGGTGGGGCTCGGTGCGCTGATCGGCTTCGAACGCCAGTACCGGGCCAGGATGGCCGGGTTGCGCACCAACGCCCTCGTCGCCGTCGGGGCGACGTTGTTCGTGCTGCTTTCCGCGTGGGGCTTCGGCAACGCCCCCGGGAACGCCGATCCCACCCGGGTCGCGGCGCAGATCGTGTCCGGTATCGGGTTCCTGGGCGCCGGGGTGATCCTGCGTGACGGCTTGACCGTGCGTGGTTTGAACACCGCGGCGACGTTGTGGTGCTCGGCCGCTGTGGGCGCGCTGGCCGGGGCCGGGCTGTACCAGATCGCGGCTGTCGGCACGCTTGTGGTGATCATCGTGAACGTCGCGCTGCGCGTGGTGGGCCGGGCTGTCGACCGGCGCCCGGACACCGGCGACGAACAGCCCACGTCGTACGCGTTCATGGCCGTGACGAAGGACGACGCCGAAGCGCATGTGCGCGCGTTGCTCGTGCAGTCCCTGACCCGTACCGATTTCCGGCTGCTGTCGGTGTCCAGCACCAACAGCGCCAACGAGGGCTACGTGGAGGTGCGGGCCGAACTGGCCGGGGATCAGCGTGACGACAAACAGATGGAGTCGGCGGTGAGCCGGCTGAGTCTGGAGCCGTCGGTCACCAGCGTCCGCTGGCAGGTCACGACCGTGAACGGGGACGAGGAATGACGTTACTGCGCTCCTAACCCGCCCCGTCCCGTGCCGCGCTCGGCAGGCCCAAGCAGCGCGCCGCCGACGTGCTCGTCTTCCTCGGCGCGGTTGTGCTGCTGTGGGTCGTCGTGCGGCTGTCGCAGGGCATCGACGTGCCGTTCGACGGGACCACCGCCCCGTCCACAGTGTTCACCGACCCCGCCGAGCTGCCGTACTACGCGGCGCGTTCGCTGCTGCCAACTTCCTGTTCCCGATCGTCACCGCCGTTCTCGTGGCCACCGGGATCAGCCCGAACTGGGGCGGCATCCTGCTGGGGGCGCGGTGGTACGTCCTGTTCAGCGTCATCGCCGGTGCGTCGGCGATCCCGAACGACCTGCGGGAAGCCGCCGCCAGTCTGCGTCTGCCGCGCGTGTTGTGGTGGCGCAGGCTGGTGTTGCCCGCGATCTTCCCCGGTTACGTCACCGGTGGCATCACCGCCGCGGGCGGCGCGTGGAACGCGTCGATCGTCGCCGAGATCGTCAGCTACGGCGGCACCACGCTGACCGCGACCGGGCTCGGCGCGTACATCGCGCACGCCACCAGCGTCGGCGACGGCCCACGGATCCTCATCGGCGTCACCGTGATGAGCCGCCACGTCGTCGGCCTCAACCGCTTGTTCTGGCGTCGCCTGTACGCCCTGTCCGAACGCCGATTCACCCTCTGACCCGGAGGTCCAGATGTCACTCGAGACGATTGTCGACGTCGAGCCGGTGAGCAAGAGCTTCACCGGTTCCGCCGGGGACGAGTCGCGTGTCCTCGACGGCATCGACCTGACGCTGCGTGCGGGGCAGAAGCGATCGACCTGATCGGCTGGACGGCTTCGAGTCGGCGTACCCCAAGGAGCTGTCCGGTGGCATGCGGCAACGCGTCGGGTTCGCCCGTGCGCTGGTGCTCGAACCGGACCTGCTGCTGATGGACGAGCCGTTCTCCGCGCTCGACGTGCTCACCTCGGAGAACCTGCGCACCGAACTGATGTCGCTGTGGACCGGTGGGACCTTCCCGACCAAGGGCATCTGCGTCGTCACCCACAGCATCGAGGGAGCCGTCCTGCTGGCCGACCGCGTGATCGTGCTCGGCGCCAACCCCGGCCACATCCGCACCGAGGTCGCGATCAGCTTGGACCGGCCGCGTGACGGTCGCTCGCCCGCGTTCGCGGCGCTGGTCGACCAGCTCTACGACCTGCTCACCGGCCGCGAGCCGGGCGTCCACATGCCGGAACCCGCCGACGCGACCCCGGCCGCCGGCCGTGGCCCGCCGCGTCCGTCGGTGGCCTGGCTGGCCTGGTCGAGATCGTCGACGCCAAAGGCGGCCACGTCGACCTGCCGAGATCGCCGCCGACCTGAACTTCGAGATCGACGACCTGCTGCCGCTGGTGGACGCGGCCACCATGCTCGACTTCGTGCGGGTGGCGGGCGGCGATCTGACCATGACCGAGCTGGGCAGGTTGTTCACCACGGCCGGCATCCAGGACAGCAGGAAGATCTTCGCCGAGCAGGTACCCCACCGGGCACCGCTGGTCCGCACGATCTGCACGGCACTGGCCAGCTGCTGGGGCAGGTATGCCGAACTGTTCGATTACGACACCGGCACCGACCGCATCACCGCGGAGCCGGTTTACGCTCGTTTTCCCAGCTCAAGAACCGTGTGGGCGATCTGGGCGGCGGACCGCCGCACGGGGTGCGGATGCGAACGTGGGTGGAATCCACGCATGACCGGCGGCGCCACGGGTGGCATGTTGTCCGGCGTGCCCCCGAACCCGACAGCCACCGGCAGGTTGGCCGAAACCTGGTGGGCTCGAGGCGTGGCGTTGCACGAACGTGCCATGGGGGAGCCGCTGTCCGCAACCACCGCGCAGCAGATGGACAGCGGTGCACCCCTTGGCTGGTTCGGTGTACGGCTGGCCGAGGCCGGGCTCGACGGCACGACCGCTCCGAGTGTGTTCGCCGAGACCCCGGCCAGCATCGCCGCCCGGATCGCGCGGCCGGACTGGGCCGATGCGGTCGAGCGGGCGGTTCGTGTGGCCGAACCGCTGCCCGCGGGTACGGCTGTGCACGGCGACTGGAAGGACGCGTTCGCTCTCGTGTTCCGTCCGTTCGTCGCCGAAGCCACCGAGCGGGTGACCGCGGCGGTCGACGGCGCCGTGGCGGATGTTCGTGTGCTCGCCGACCAGTTCGCCACCGGGCTCGGCCGTCGGCTGGCTGAACTCGCGGCACGCACGCTGGTCCGGGAAATGCGGGAGTCCCGCACCCAGTTGCTCGGCGGTGACGGTGCCGGGCGCTTCGCCGACTTCGTCCGGCGCACGGCCACCCCGGCCGGCCTGGCGGCGCTGGCCGGGACCTACCCCGTGCTCGCCAGGCTGCTCGGCCAGACGAGCCGGTTCGCCGCCGACGCCACGATCGAGCTGCTCGACCGGTTCGCCGCGGACCGCTGCGAGATCGTCGAACTGCTGCTGCACGGCAACGACCCCGGCCTGCTCACGACGATCCGAGGCGGCCAAGGCGACATCCACCAGCGCGGCCGTTCGGTGGCGTTCCTGATGTTCGCCAACGGCGACCGGGTGGTGTACAAACCGCGTGACCTGCGAGCACACGTCTGGTTCAACGCCGCCGTGAGCTCGTTGAACCGGATGGTGGCCCAGCTCGACCTGCGGACCGCCGCCGTCGTGGCCAAACCCGGTTACGGCTGGGTCGAGTACGTCACCGCCCGCCCGCTGGCGCGTCTCGCGGACGCCGACGTCTTCTACCGCCGCCAGGGCGCTCTGCTCGCCCTGCTGCACGCGACGTCCACCTCGGACGTCCATTACCAGAACCTGATCGCGTGCGGCGACCAGCCGGTGCTGGTGGACGCCGAAACGCTGTTGCAGCCCATCCTGCCCGGCCCGCACGGATACGCCTCGGATCCCGCGGCACAGGCGTTGGCCACGTCGGTGTTCCGCACCGCGTTGCTGCCGATGATGGTGGTGGGTGAGCACGGCGCGGTCGACATGTCCGGCCTGGGCGGTGACCGCGGCACGGTTTCGCCGGGCAGCAGCGCCGTGTGGGAGTTCCCCGCGACCGACCGCATGCGCCTGGTCCGTGCGCGGACGCAGTTCGCCGGTGCCGCCAACCGCCCCCGGTTCGACGATCGGGACCTTGACCCGTGCGACTACGAAACCGCGCTGCTCCAAGGTTTCCGGCACGGCTACGACGCGGTCATGCTGCACCGCACGGAACTCACCCGCCTTGTCGTGGACAGCGCGGGGATGGACGTCCGTGTCCTGGTGCGTCCCACCCGCGGTTACCTGACGCTGCTGGAGGGAGCGGGGGAGCCGGAGCTGCTGCGCGACGCGCTCGACCGCGACCGCCTGTTCGATCTGCTGTGGACGGAATCGGCCGGGTATCCGTTGCGCCGCACGCTGTCCCGGCACGAAGCCGCTGACCTGTGGGCGGGGGACGTGCCGTTGTTCACCGCCCGGCCGGACCAGCGGGACCTGTGGACGTCGGACGGGCAGCGCGAGCCGGACGTGCTCGGTGAGACCGTGCTGGACCAGGTCCGTGCCAGGATCGACGGCCACAGCGAGGCCGATCGGCGCGACCAGGAGTGGATCATCTCGGCCACCCTGGCGACCAGACGGCCCTGCGCCGGGCACGTCAGCACCGCGCCGCTGCCCGGCCCGGTCGAGGTCACCGCGGCACAGCCGGAAAGGTTGCTCGCCGTGGCCTGCGGCATCGCCGACCAGATCGTGGCGCGGAGCGCGGCCGTCGGCGACCGCGTCAACTGGCTCGGCCTGGAACTCGTCGACGAGCGGCAGTGGCTGCTGATGCCCATGGGCGCGGGCCTGGCCAACGGCTACACGGGCGTCGCGTTGTTCCTGGCGCAACTGGCCGACCTGACCGGCGTCGCGCACTACGGGGACGTGGCCCGCCGGGCGATCACGCCGGTGGCGCAACTGCTGGACGTGCTCGCCGCGCAACCTGAACTGGCCGCGACGGTCGGGCCCGGTGGGTACCACGGCTTCGGCGGTATCGCGTACGCGCTCGCCCGAATGACAACACTGTTGCCGCGCGGCGAGACCGGCCGAATGGCCGAGTCCGCTGTGGACTGCGCGGCGGCGGCGACTGGTTCTGTTGCCGGTTGGGCGCACGGGATCGCGGGCTGTCTCGCAGCGATGGTCGCGGTGCACGCCGAACTGGGGACGCCGTCCGCGGCGCGGCTGGCGGAGAGCTGCGCGGACCACCTGCGGCAGGCCTTGCCGCGTGATGCGTCCGGGTTCGCCGACGGCAGCGCCGGGATCGGATTGGCACTGGCCAGGTTCGGCGGCGCCGGCTCGTCCGTGGCGCACCTCGGCCAGGAAGTTCTGGCGGCGTCCGCGCACAGAGGTGACGACGGCTGGTGCTGCGGCCGGGCAGGGCTCGTCGCCGCGCGGTCGGCCTTCCTGGACGACGCCGACCTCGAACGAGCCACACGGAACCTCGCGGAGCGCCCCATGCTCCGCGACCTCAGCTTGTGCCACGGCGAACTGGGCATCACGGAAGCGCTGACCGTGATCGCCGAACGCCACCCAGCCGCGGTACCAGTCCTGCGCGCCCGCGCCGGGCTGGTGCTGGACTCGGTGAACCGCTACGGCGTGTCCTGCGGGACACCCGGTGGCGTGGTCACCCCTGGGCTGCTCAGCGGACTGGCGGGAATCGGGTACGGGCTGCTCAGGCTCGGTTTTCCCGACCGGGTGCCGTCGGTGTTGCTGCTGGAGCCCAGCAGGAGATGAGAAAACCGCCAGTACCGCACTGGACAGACAGGGAGGGGACGAGATGTCGAACACGCCCGAGGAAACCGCCAAGGCCGACGACGAGCAGCCGCAGGCCATCGGACCGGTGGAGCGCCTGAAGCTGCTGCCCATGACAACGCCGTTCGGGTTACGCGCGGCCGTCCTCGCCGGGCTGGTCCTCTCGGCGGGCGCCGCCACAGCGGGCGTCTTCGACGACCCGTCGGGCGGCGTGTCGCCCATCTGCCCGATCTGCAGCATGCCCGGGTCCGAGCCCGCCTGAGCCCTGGGCCAGTGGTTGCGACCGGGAGGTCGTCGAGACCCTTGACGACCTTCCGGTCGTGACCACTAGTGTCGGGGTGGTGGGGCAACGGTCTTCTGCCATTGTTGGGCGGGATTCCGAACTGCGCACCATGGGGGAGTTGCTGAAGTCCGCACGGGGTGGGCGTGGTGCCGCTGTCTTCCTCGTCGGTGAGGGCGGTATCGGCAAATCCCGTCTTGCCGCGTCGGCCGCGGATCTCGGGTTCGCCGCGGACATGCGGCTGTTGCGTGGCCGGGGCAGCGCGATGGGTCCGACGGCTCCGTTCCGGTCGCTGACCGAGGCGCTGTTGTCGTTGGCACGGCTGGACAGTCCGGTCGATGTGGACGCGCTTGGCCCGTACCGCGCGGTTCTCGGCCGTCTGATCCCGGACTGGGGGCCGCCGGTCACCGAGCACGACGGCGGTTCGCTGATCATCCTGGCCGAGGCGGTGCTGCGGCTGATCGGGCTGGCCGGTCGGGGCAACGGCTGCCTGGTGACGCTCGAGGACCTGCACGAGGCCGACCCGGAAACCCTCGCCGTGGTCGACTACCTGATCGACAACATCGCCCGGCAGCCGATCGTGCTGCTCGGCACCCTCCGCGCCGACCAGAGCCCCGCGCTGGAGATCGTCGAATCGGCCGCCCGGCGTGACGCCGCCGTGCTGATCCGGTTGGACCGGCTCGACAAACCCGATGTGCGCAGACTGGCCGCCGCGTGCCTCGGCGTCGGCAAGCACGACGTGCCGCAGGACGCCGCCGACCTGTTGTGGGCGGGCAGCGCGGGGAACCCGTTCCTCGTCGAGGAGATCCTCGGTGGGATGGTGGACGGGGGCCTGCTCGTCGCGCACGAGGGCCGTTGGCAGGTACGTGACACCAAACGAGCCACCGCGCCGCACACGTTCGTGCGCAGCGTGGCCCGTCGCGTCGAACTGCTCGACACCCACACGCGAGACCTGGTGTCCGCGGCTGCCGTGCTGGGCCAGCGGTTCCCGCTCGCGGTCCTGCGCGAGGTCACCGACCTGTCGTACCGGGACCTGCTCAGCTACCTGCACACCGACCGCGCGGCGCAGTTGATCGCGTCCGACGACCAAGCGCCCGGCTGGTACGGATTCCAGCACCAGTTGATCGTGGAAGCAGTGCTGAGCCTGCTCGCGCCCGCCGACCGGGCACGGCTGTCCGCGCAGGTCGCCGACGCGGTGGAGGCGGTTTACCCGGGGTTGCCCGGTGAATGGTGCCAGGTGTGCGCCTCCTTGCGGCTCAACGCCGGTGAGACGGCGGTGGCCGGTCGGCTGTTCCTCGAAGCCGGTCGGCGCGCCCTCAACCAAGGCGCCGCCGATTCGGCAGTCGCCCTGCTCGACCGTGCGTGGGAATGGCTGGAGGACGAAGACGGCACGGCCCGCGCGGACGTGCTGGAGACCTTGCTGTACGCGCTCGCCGAAGCCGGGCAGATCGACCGCGGGCTGTCGTCGGTGATCGCGTTGGACCAGGTCGGCGCGGGACTGGACCGGCAACGCCGGGCCAGGCTGCGGACCAGGCTGGCTTGGGCGGCCCACGCCGCCGGGCGGTTCACCGACGGCATCGCGCAGGTGGACGCCGCCAGGGCGCTGCTCGGCCCGGACGCGAGCCCGGCGGACTTCGC
This window contains:
- a CDS encoding helix-turn-helix transcriptional regulator, with protein sequence MGQRSSAIVGRDSELRTMGELLKSARGGRGAAVFLVGEGGIGKSRLAASAADLGFAADMRLLRGRGSAMGPTAPFRSLTEALLSLARLDSPVDVDALGPYRAVLGRLIPDWGPPVTEHDGGSLIILAEAVLRLIGLAGRGNGCLVTLEDLHEADPETLAVVDYLIDNIARQPIVLLGTLRADQSPALEIVESAARRDAAVLIRLDRLDKPDVRRLAAACLGVGKHDVPQDAADLLWAGSAGNPFLVEEILGGMVDGGLLVAHEGRWQVRDTKRATAPHTFVRSVARRVELLDTHTRDLVSAAAVLGQRFPLAVLREVTDLSYRDLLSYLHTDRAAQLIASDDQAPGWYGFQHQLIVEAVLSLLAPADRARLSAQVADAVEAVYPGLPGEWCQVCASLRLNAGETAVAGRLFLEAGRRALNQGAADSAVALLDRAWEWLEDEDGTARADVLETLLYALAEAGQIDRGLSSVIALDQVGAGLDRQRRARLRTRLAWAAHAAGRFTDGIAQVDAARALLGPDASPADFAPIDIVDAYLAVDQPGQEQLRKAEVLARRAATVAETANLHVVACQAWQLLGALVRPRDPVEASACFEHSRAIAVQHELPIWEIHALARLGNDDAMRDGNLDRMRQARQKASSIGAVTARYHADASTSLQLILRGEFDAAEALIDEVLEATTRLGLREAVRYVLMMRIVLAGHRGRSQDLEHALADFRAREGDLVQHAPRVHGLSKAICALLEEDRPRAVAELSLALDFEAANPTIYAYAGRHGVQLLLRILSGAAGWAAYEEIVSDPASQFRWDRQFSTFGRAVLLGRSGQHAKATAAVAEAISVGEPYEMGRHLGLRLAGEAALADGWGTPVEWLRTAEEFFHKADIPAVAGACRALLRGAGARVAQRRSGAEEIPAALRVAGVTVREYEVMQLLVRRLGNREIAEQLHLSTRTVERHISSLLTKTGLPNRKALGELAATVDTSGAG